The Deltaproteobacteria bacterium nucleotide sequence CTCGGACTGGATGCTCGGGGCGTATTTCGGCCTGACGACGGAGATCCTGGACGCGGGGCTGATCGCGCTCTCGGACTTCGACGAGGTGCTGGGGCTCGCGCTGGCGATGCACCCGGCCTTCACCTTGATGAACGAGAAGGGGCTGGGCGCCTCGCTCGCGCTCGTGGAGCGCTTCGCCGCGGCGAACCCGGGTTTCAAGGTCTCGGCGCGGCTCAAGGCGCAGGCCGAGCAGGGCGCCGCGTGGCCGCTCGAGTCGGTCTCGCGCGAGGACCGCGACGGCGTGGCGATCCTGACCCTGCGCCGCTTCAAGGTGCTGAACGCCCTCAACGCGGGCGTGATCGACCAGCTCGAGCGCCACGTGGCGGCGATCGAGAAAGACGCGAGCGTGACGGCGGTCGTGGTGCGAGGCTTCGGCACGCGCGCCTTCGTCTCGGGAGCGGACATCCGCGAGCTCTCCGTGCTGAAGACCCCGGCCGACGCGGTGGCCAAGGCGCGGCGCGGGCAGGTCGTGCTGCGTCGCCTCGAGCAGCTCGGCAAGCCGGTGATCGCGGCGATGAACGGCCTGGCCTTCGGCGGCGGCAACGAGCTGGCCATGGCCTGTCACGCACGCCTCGCCGTGCGCGGACAGAAGGTCTTCGTGGGACAGCCGGAGCCGAAGCTCGGCATCGTCCCGGGCTACGGTGGGACGCAGCGCCTGCCGCGGTGGATTGGGATGGAGGCGGCGTGGCCGCTGCTCCGGACCGGCGAGCCGATCGGCTCGGCGCGGGCGCTCGAGCTCGGACTCATCCGCGAGGAGGTGGCTCCCGAGCGGCTGCTCTCGCGTGCTGTGGAGCTGGCGCGGGAGGCGGCCGCCGGTCGCGTGAAGCTTTCTCCGATCCCCGAGGGGCCGATCCCCGTGCCGGAGGCGCTGCCGGAGGTGGGGATCGGCGGCCTGAGCACCTGCATCGACCGGCTGCTCGTGAAGGCCACGCTCGACGGCGCGCGCTCGACTCTCGACCGTGGACTCGAGCTCGAGGCCGAGGCGTTCGGAGAGTGCATGCTGACCGAGGACGTGCGGCTCGGCATGGAGAACTTCATCAAGAACGGCCCGAAGGTCGCCGCGCAGTTCGCGCATCGGTAGGCGATAGAAGGGGGGTGGGGGCTTCCCTCAGGTGCCCGGACGGCGGCCAGCCGACCATGTAGACCGCTGGCCGCCGCCGGCACCAAGCGTTGGACGCGACGCGCGGGAACGCGCGCCCAATCGCCTCCAAAGGGGCCGCAGGCCTCGATTCTGCGGCTCTTCCCCTCGCGATCGAGAGGAAGGCCCCCCTTGCCGCCGGCTTGGGGGACGGGGAACGTCCGACGGCAAGGGAGGCGCGAACTCTCCGGAGCGACAAGGGGGGCGCACCGGCGAGTCATTCTTGTCCATCGGTGCCGGGCACGGAGGATTTAGGGCGGCGCGAGAAAAAAACGCGCGATGCGATATACTGATCGTGGGATGTCCTCCAAACCTCGGGACATCGATGGGTTGCTCCAGGAGTATCTGGCGTCGGTCCCCGATCTGGCGGGTGCCGCGGCCGATGCGCCGGAGCCCTCCGTCGGGGGAGCGCCAGGGGACTCGGCGCAGGCCCCGACGGGAGAGCTGCAGCTTCTCATCGACCGCTACCTCGAGACGCGCGAGCTGGCCGCTCCGGCCATGGTCGGTGCGCGGGAGTTCTGCAGCCCGCGGCGCACCACCATCGACGACCTCCTGGTGCGCATGGTGCTCGACGCAGAGGAGGTGGCCGAGGTGCTGACGCGGGAGCTCGCCCGGCACCTGGCCCGTCCTCCCGCGGCGAGCGGGGCGGAAGCGGCGGCTTCCGGCTGGCTGCGGCAGCTCGCGGCCACGCTGCACGGTCGACCCGAGGGCCCGGGCCGCCTGCAGCACTACGTCGAAGAGCTCGTCGAGCACGACGCGACCTTGCACGCCCTCGACTCGTGGCACGAACGCACCATCCAGGGGATGCCGAACGCTCCGGCCCCCGCGCCCCCCAAGCGCAAGAGCTGACGCGATCCCGCGTGCACGGTGAAGGCCCGGCGTGCGACGAGCTGGCCGTGGTCGTAGCCATCGGGGCCTGTCGGCCTACTCGCCGCGGTGCTGCGCCTCGAGCGCCTCGGCCTCGGCGCGCGCCTCGGCGGCGATGCGCACGGGGAAGCGGCCGTGCAGCGGACTCAGCCGCGCCCCCGCGCGGGCGACACCGTAGAAGAGGCGCGTCAGCGGCTTGAGCGCTCCGGTCATGCGCGAGGCCACGTCCAGCTCCTCGAGGAACACCGCGTCGTAGCCGCCCGCGAGCCCGCAGGCGAAGAGGCAGACGAGGAAGGAGAGCAGGCTCGCGGCGAAGAAGATCGCCGTGACCTCCCAGCGCCCTTCGAACGGGAGGAGAGCGGCCAGGCCCCGCAGGAGGGCGAAGTTCGCGAGCCCCGCCAGCGCAGGCGCGACGAACATGGGCCAGAGGAAGAGCCGCACGCGCACGATGAACAGGTGGTTCACGAGCCACGCGCCGCAGACCTTCAGGGCGATGGTGCCGAGGAGCGCCAGGTAGAAACCCATGAACTGCCAGCGAGGGATGAAAAGGTAGAAGAGGCCGATGCGCAGCGCCTGCTCCACGCCGAGGGCGATGGCGAAGAGCCCGGGGCGGCCGGCACCCTTCTGGAGCATGTCGGAGAGCCAGGCCGGGGCGAAGAAGGCGCCGATCACGGCGGCGATGACGAGGTACTCCGCGGCGCGGGCCCACTGGGGGTCCATGGCGTGTCGCACGAACGTGGGCCCGAGGGCGACGAGCAGCGAGAGTCCGATCGCGCTGTAGAGCGAGCCGACCTGAAAGAAGCGCGCGAGGTAGTACTGCGTTAGCACGGGCTTGTCGTTGCCGTGGCTCTCGCTGAGCGCGGCCATCGCCGTCTCGAAGAACCGGTAGGCCACGGGGAAAAGGAACATCAGGTTGTAGTGGATCTGCGACTCGAGGCCGAGCCACTCGGTGTAGTTGATGAGCAGGAGCGAGATCACCACGCGCTCGACGGTCTTGGCCATGCGGAAGAAGAGCTGCCCCGACACCACGCGCAGGCCGTAGGACAGCATGCGCCAGGCCGTCTTGCGGTCGAAGTGCGCGAGCACGAGGGGTGTGATGCGTAGCCCGAGTCGACGGTAGAGCACGAGCCCGACGAGAAAGGTCACCACCGTCGAGACGTAGAAGCCGACGCCGATCCCCACGGCGGCGCCGAAGGCCTCGCCGTATTCGGGGTTGCGTGCTCCCCAGGCGCGGAAGAGGAGCACGCACGGGATCTGCAGCACGAAGCGCAGGAGCCAGTCGGAGAGGAGGTCGAGGCCGATGTTGTAGTCGAAGCGCTGGTAGGCCTGGAAGAAGAAGGTCACCACGCCGAAGAAGCCGGGGTACTGCCCGAGCGCGACGAGCATGACGAAGTTCGAGCTGTAGCCGTAGCGCGTCCTCGGGAGGATGAGCGTGGCGGCGAGGACCGCCAGGCTCACCTGCACGAGCCCGGTCAGGATCTGCCACCAGATGAAGAACTGCGCCGATTTCACCGCTTCGGCGGGGTCCTTCAGGCGGTACTCGGCGAAGTACTTCACGAAGGCCACGAAGGTGCCGGCGTCGAAGAGAAACCACGCCACCTGGAGCGCCTCCCAGGCGAAGTCCCAGATCCCCTTGGCCTGCGGGAAGGGCTGGATGCGGTTCGGGATGAAGATGTTGTTGAGCCAGTAGAAGGGGGCGAAGAGCACAAAGAGGATGGCGGCGAGCGTGAGGAAACCGGCCAGTGGTCGCGTAAAACCGACGGCGTGCCAGAGGGTGCGCGGCGGGGCGGCGCCGGGGCTCGCAGGGGCCGTGTGGAAGAAGCGCGCCAGCAGCTCGGGGTGAGCGCGGCTGTAGCGGCGGGCCTTGACGAAGAGGGCCATCGTGAGCGCCCAGGCCAGCGCAATGCCGAGACCGAGGAGCCAGGCCGTGCGACCGCTCGGCACCGGCGCGTAAGGCCAGTCGGCGAACCGATCGGTGGGGAGGCCGAGGAGCTCGCAGCCGAGGGCGTAGCCCAGGTAGCCGAAGTAGGGCCAGAGAAGCAGGTCGCGGTTCGACGGATCCGTGAGCGAAAGGCCGAAGACGGCGACGCGGCCGCGGCCAAGCGGTCCGACGAGGAGCAAGGGCGTTCGGGTCGCGGGATCGAGGACGATCGGGCGCAGGGGCGTCCTTCCCGCGACGGAGAGCGGGACGCGCAGGCCGGTCTGCGGCGCGGTGGGCCAGACCGCCTGTTCGACGAGGGGGCCCGTCGCCGAGGGAGCAGGGGCGAGCGAGGCGCGCTGGGTGAGGGGCGATCCGGCGCGCAGTCCGAGGGGGCCGAGGTCCGGGAGCGCGGAGCCCGGGACGAAGAGGAGGCGGGCACCGTCGCGGACGCGGGCGAGGATGCGGTGCCACGCGGCGGGGGAGGGCGTGGCGCCGAGGACCCAGATCTGTGGCGGCGCGGCGTCGACGACCCGGCGGTCGAGGCGCAGCCGCGCTTCGAGGAGGCGCGCCCCGGGGCTGCCGTCGGAGAGGACCTCGGGGGTCGCGAGGGCGCGAGCCGACGGAGCGAGGCTCGCCGCGAGGAGGAGCACGAGGCCCGCGCAGTGCGGAAGCCGTCGGAGACGCCGCGGGCGGGCGCGGGGCGGCCCGTCGACGACGGCGTCTGGCGGAGACCTACTCTCGCTGGAGCTGGGCTTCGACAAGCGTGACCTGGGACGCGTTGACGAGCGCGGCGCGGCTGAAGGGCTTGTAGCCCACGCAGGTGAGCGAGACCGCGTGCGGGCCCGCGGGGACTCCCGCGAGGGTCATGGAGGCCCCGGGAGAGAGGAGCCCGCGCGGGCGATCGTCGATCCCGACGGTGCACGCCGCTGGTGGCGACGAGGTGATGATGAGCGACCCCGTCCCTTCGCTGCTCCCCTCGGTGCTGCTGTCCGCGACGAGCAGTCCGACGAGGACCGCGAGGCCGATGAAGACCAGCGTCGCGCTGGCGACGAGCACGACGATCTGGGTGCTGGTGAGGCGCGAGAGCGCGCGACGGACTCCCTCCCCGAAGCCGACAGCCGTGTTCTGCACGCGGCGCTTCTTCTTGCCCGTCTCGCCGCGGCCCTCGCGTCCGAGGCGGTCCGTGCGGGCCTTCTTGCGGATGGGGGCGGGGGCGTCCATCTCTTCGAAGTCGTCGGCGAGCGATTCCACTACCCCGGACACCTGCGCGCCGCCACGATGCTCGGGGCGAGGTACCGACGCGCGGGGCCCGGTGACCACGCGCGGTCGCGAGGCTCCGGGCGGGAGGATGCGCGTCTGCGCGCCAGCGTCGGCCTCGTCGCCACCGCGGCCGGGGATGGGCACCGCCATGGTGGGAAGGTGCGCCAGGACGTCGTCGGTCGAGCCTCGGTGGAGCACGGTGGTCTTGC carries:
- a CDS encoding enoyl-CoA hydratase/isomerase family protein codes for the protein MAFELDGRRIEKVGVVGAGQIGPDIALHFAETLGPQGVGVVVVDIAEAALAAARARLQKKLDKQVAGGKLKPEKAQALLSGIQFTLEYEALRGAALVVEAATENLPVKQKIFGTLAELCGPDAIFTSNSSHLPPAEIFAGTPRPERCAVTHYFYPAEKNPVVEVVPGERTDVAVTRFLMGMYELAGKLPVNVGGRYGFAVDPVFEGLFLAAALAVEGGMATVEQVDAVCQKALGQGVGPFTAMNLTGGNPLTNIGLTGYHTHIMPFFRSPALLKAQLEKGAPWPMAGKDVKVEVDEATFARVSDWMLGAYFGLTTEILDAGLIALSDFDEVLGLALAMHPAFTLMNEKGLGASLALVERFAAANPGFKVSARLKAQAEQGAAWPLESVSREDRDGVAILTLRRFKVLNALNAGVIDQLERHVAAIEKDASVTAVVVRGFGTRAFVSGADIRELSVLKTPADAVAKARRGQVVLRRLEQLGKPVIAAMNGLAFGGGNELAMACHARLAVRGQKVFVGQPEPKLGIVPGYGGTQRLPRWIGMEAAWPLLRTGEPIGSARALELGLIREEVAPERLLSRAVELAREAAAGRVKLSPIPEGPIPVPEALPEVGIGGLSTCIDRLLVKATLDGARSTLDRGLELEAEAFGECMLTEDVRLGMENFIKNGPKVAAQFAHR
- a CDS encoding lipopolysaccharide biosynthesis protein — protein: MLLLAASLAPSARALATPEVLSDGSPGARLLEARLRLDRRVVDAAPPQIWVLGATPSPAAWHRILARVRDGARLLFVPGSALPDLGPLGLRAGSPLTQRASLAPAPSATGPLVEQAVWPTAPQTGLRVPLSVAGRTPLRPIVLDPATRTPLLLVGPLGRGRVAVFGLSLTDPSNRDLLLWPYFGYLGYALGCELLGLPTDRFADWPYAPVPSGRTAWLLGLGIALAWALTMALFVKARRYSRAHPELLARFFHTAPASPGAAPPRTLWHAVGFTRPLAGFLTLAAILFVLFAPFYWLNNIFIPNRIQPFPQAKGIWDFAWEALQVAWFLFDAGTFVAFVKYFAEYRLKDPAEAVKSAQFFIWWQILTGLVQVSLAVLAATLILPRTRYGYSSNFVMLVALGQYPGFFGVVTFFFQAYQRFDYNIGLDLLSDWLLRFVLQIPCVLLFRAWGARNPEYGEAFGAAVGIGVGFYVSTVVTFLVGLVLYRRLGLRITPLVLAHFDRKTAWRMLSYGLRVVSGQLFFRMAKTVERVVISLLLINYTEWLGLESQIHYNLMFLFPVAYRFFETAMAALSESHGNDKPVLTQYYLARFFQVGSLYSAIGLSLLVALGPTFVRHAMDPQWARAAEYLVIAAVIGAFFAPAWLSDMLQKGAGRPGLFAIALGVEQALRIGLFYLFIPRWQFMGFYLALLGTIALKVCGAWLVNHLFIVRVRLFLWPMFVAPALAGLANFALLRGLAALLPFEGRWEVTAIFFAASLLSFLVCLFACGLAGGYDAVFLEELDVASRMTGALKPLTRLFYGVARAGARLSPLHGRFPVRIAAEARAEAEALEAQHRGE